The Dendropsophus ebraccatus isolate aDenEbr1 chromosome 10, aDenEbr1.pat, whole genome shotgun sequence genome has a segment encoding these proteins:
- the LOC138802897 gene encoding RNA polymerase II-associated factor 1 homolog yields the protein MEFSQHKPEDPEEDTKERRGVFSSPPGLGTPAVVSIFVPTSAAVHPSPPQSLTSLQPQAEAEAREGSLLSNTADHKVLVPISVENPKWGSSLEDVEMGSNTETSDDDAEENGGDPFRWLEGNESESLSEETEKVEDEKDDDNDNEEEGQSEGISDEDDEFYDDERGEEADDEWMSDDSGPDCKPIQPSQPGVTSQTPPDQRMSLMRSQRKSMKI from the exons ATGGAGTTTAGTCAACACAAACCTGAAGATCCAGAAGAGGACACAAAGGAGAGAAGAG GGGTCTTCTCCTCCCCTCCTGGCCTAGGTACCCCTGCAGTTGTGTCCATCTTTGTACCAACCTCAGCCGCTGTGCATCCATCTCCACCACAGTCACTAACCTCACTACAACCCCAAGCAGAGGCCGAGGCACGTGAAGGATCATTGCTGAGCAACACAGCGG ATCACAAAGTATTGGTTCCAATATCTGTGGAGAACCCAAAATGGGGGAGTTCATTGGAAGACGTGGAGATGGGCTCTAACACGGAAACCAGTGATGATGATGCTGAGGAGAATGGAGGTGATCCATTCAGGTGGCTGGAAGGAAATGAGTCAGAAAGTCTCAGTGAGGAGACTGAGAAAGTTGAGGATGAGAAGGACGACGACAACGACAATGAGGAGGAAGGACAAAGCGAAGGAATCAGCGATGAAGACGACGAGTTCTATGATGATGAACGGGGAGAAGAAGCCGATGATGAGTGGATGAGTGATGATTCTGGACCGGACTGTAAGCCCATCCAGCCCTCCCAACCAGGTGTCACCAGCCAAACCCCTCCTGACCAGCGAATGAGCCTAATGAGGAGCCAAAGAAAGTCTATGAAGATCTGA